A genome region from Primulina eburnea isolate SZY01 chromosome 9, ASM2296580v1, whole genome shotgun sequence includes the following:
- the LOC140840444 gene encoding uncharacterized protein has protein sequence MDISGYYTRMRTLWDELKDFQSVFVCTCGSMKEWMNYQNQDCVLEFLMGLNDSYAQIRAQILMMDPLPVMSKIFSLVIQEERQRSIHKDAYGGSGFANPQSSMQNQSFAATFVKDLHMVKEIKMINQWCDLTAITQDTQLTSVINSMGIHLVIPSTKKTQNEDRNRVNQVKASTSVSTDAVPVCHSSDKGSNGLGDSLSPEHCKQLIAFLSSQLQLGYGSNSVAQQHEPSVSCFSDTQREQDDWDG, from the exons ATTTCCAATCTGTTTTTGTATGTACGTGTGGTTCAATGAAAGAATGGATGAACTATCAAAATCAGGATTGTGTCTTAGAATTTCTGATGGGATTAAATGACTCTTAtgctcaaattcgagctcaaaTTTTGATGATGGATCCGCTTCCAGTTATGTCTAAGATTTTTTCACTTGTAATTCAGGAGGAAAGACAAAGATCAATACATAAAGATGCTTATGGAGGTTCTGGTTTTGCTAATCCACAGTCTTCCATGCAGAACCAATCCTTTGCTGCAACTTTTGTTAAGGATCTCCACATGGTAAAggaaataaaaatgataaacCAATGGTGTGATCTTACTGCCATTACCCAGGACACACAGCTGACAAGTGTTATCAACTCCATGGGTATCCACCTAGTCATCCCAAGtacaaaaaaaacacaaaatgaagACCGAAATCGAGTTAATCAAGTTAAAGCTTCTACTTCTGTCTCTACTGATGCTGTTCCAGTCTGCCATTCCAGTGACAAGGGCTCCAATGGTTTGGGTGATTCACTTAGTCCGGAACATTGCAAACAGCTCATTGCATTTCTTAGTTCTCAACTTCAACTTGGATATGGATCTAATTCAGTTGCACAACAGCATGAGCCTTCTGTTTCTTGTTTCAGTG ACACTCAAAGAGAACAAGATGATTGGGATGGGTAA